From the Haemophilus parainfluenzae genome, the window TATTTCTAGGGATCTTCATCGGTGCGGTAACATTTACGGGTTCTATCGTAGCATTTGGTAAATTAAGCGGAAAAATCAATTCAAAAGCATTAATGTTGCCACATCGCCATAAATTAAATTTAGCGGCATTAGTGGTTTCAGCTTTCTTGATGGTAGCATTCTTAAACAACCCAGATAATATCTTCCCAGTGTTACTTATGACCGCGATTGCACTTGCATTCGGCTGGCACTTAGTGGCATCTATCGGTGGTGCAGATATGCCGGTTGTGGTTTCAATGCTTAACTCTTATTCTGGTTGGGCAGCGGCTGCAGCAGGTTTCATGCTAAGCAATGATTTGCTTATCGTCACCGGTGCATTAGTGGGTTCTTCTGGTGCGATTCTTTCTTACATTATGTGTAAAGCGATGAACCGCTCATTCATCAGCGTTATTGCAGGTGGTTTTGGTAATGATGTTCAAGTATCTTCTGATGAAGAACAAGGCGAATACCGTGAAACAACCGCAGAAGAAGTGGCTGAATTACTCAAAAATGCAAGCTCTGTGATCATCACGCCAGGATATGGTATGGCGGTAGCACAAGCGCAATATCCAGTGGCTGAACTTACGGCGAAATTGCGTGAGCGTGGTATTAACGTGCGTTTTGGTATTCACCCTGTTGCAGGTCGTTTACCGGGTCATATGAACGTACTTTTAGCGGAAGCGAAAGTGCCTTATGACATCGTGCTTGAAATGGATGAAATCAATGATGATTTCGCGGATACTGATGTGGTATTGGTTATCGGTGCAAACGACACCGTAAACCCAGCTGCAATGGAAGATCCAAACAGCCCAATCGCAGGTATGCCAGTGTTAGAAGTATGGAAAGCACAAAACGTTATCGTATTCAAACGCTCGATGGCGGTAGGTTACGCAGGCGTTCAAAACCCATTATTCTTCAAAGAAAACACTCAAATGCTCTTTGGTGATGCAAAAGAACGTGTTGATGACATTCTTACTGCATTAAACAAATAAGCAAAAAACTGAAGTAAAACTGACCGCACTTTGAGAGATTAAAGTGCGGTTTTTTATATGTTTTTTAGTGCTTATATGATTAAATAACCTAACTTTAAGAAGTTATACACTAACTTTCTAAAATCAAAATAGGCGAGGAAACGATAAGATGAGATTTACATTACCACTACTATTATCTCTAACTTTGTTTGGTTGTTCTTTTGGCGGATTTCAACCTCCGCCACCACATGATCATTGGCGCTTACATAATGCGGATGCATTATTTCCTGATTCAGATCCTAATGTTTTAACTAAATTTCTTGATAGAAGAAAAAAAGATATGTCGGATTGTGGTATGGATTTTGTTACCGGTGAAAGTGATGATCCAGAGGTGAATCTTTGTTTAGAGAAAAAAGGCTGGTATTTAAAAGGTGGGCCTGTATGTGAAAATATACTAATGTGGGATAGTCCAATATGTACCCAATGGCGAAAAAAACACAGTAAACCTGATGCAAAACCTTGGAAGTAAGTATTGGGTATTACAACTTTCGTTTATTTCTCGATTTTTCTTTTCATAAAATATTAAAGTGCGGTTTTCTTTATGTTTCTTTAATATTTATATGATTAAGTAATCGAGTTCCAAGCAGTTATACACTAACTTCCCCAAAATCAAAATAGGCGAGGAAACGATAAAATGAGATTTACATTACTACTATTATTATCTCTAACTTTGTTTGGTTGTTCTTTTGGCGGGTTTCAGCCTCCGCCACCACATGATCATTGGCGCTTACATAATTCTAGGGTTTTATTTCCTAACTCAGATCCTCAAGGACGTATTAAATTTCTTGACAGAAGACAAAAAGATATGTCGGATTGCGGTATGGATTTTGTCAGTGGTGAAAGTGATAATCCAGAGGTGAATCTTTGTTTAGAGAAAAAAGGCTGGTATTTAGAAGGTGGTCCAATCTGTGAAGAAAGAACAATGTGGAATAGACCTGCATGTATCCAATGGCGAAAAAAACACAGCAAGCTTGATGCTAAGCCTTGGGGGTAAGTATTAGGTATCACAACTTTAGTTTATTTCTCGATTTTTCTTTCTATTCAACAAAAAAGTGCGGTCAAAATTGACCGCACTTTTTTACATTAACGTTGAATTAAATAACGTAATTTGGTGCCATCTTGCTCTACGCTTAATAGTGTGTAACCGTGGTTTTTAGTATCAACAGGAATGTTGTTGATAGATTGGGCACAGTCACTTAAGAGTTCTAAAATTTCGCCTTTTTGTAATTGTGGCATGGTTTCGAGCATCACGATTGCTGGATACGGGCAAGGTTCACCTAGCGTATCTAACGTGTAATCTGGGGTGATATCTTTTGGATCTTTATCTAATTTTTGAACAACGGTAAATGCCATAATAATGTCCTCTTTTTTGAATGAATTCGTTAATATTTAATTAGCAGCCACAAGCTTGTGGATTCGCTGCCGCAATTTTAGCTTTGGCTTTTTTCAAGAAGTGGCGTTCCCACCAAACTACGGCAATCAAGCAAAGAATAAGCAATCCGTAATTTACTAATAACCCGCCAACAGGGCCAAAGGATTTCAATAAGTTAAGTTTTTCATAATCTAACGCAAGCACTGGGGCA encodes:
- the yedF gene encoding sulfurtransferase-like selenium metabolism protein YedF, with product MAFTVVQKLDKDPKDITPDYTLDTLGEPCPYPAIVMLETMPQLQKGEILELLSDCAQSINNIPVDTKNHGYTLLSVEQDGTKLRYLIQR
- the pntB gene encoding Re/Si-specific NAD(P)(+) transhydrogenase subunit beta, which translates into the protein MSEGLVQAAYIIAALLFIMSLAGLSKHETAKAGCWYGIVGMTIALVATIFGPQSEGTLWIIIAMIIGGVIGVQRALKVEMTEMPELVAILHSFVGLAAVLVGFNSYGLTHETDPVLMNIHNVEVFLGIFIGAVTFTGSIVAFGKLSGKINSKALMLPHRHKLNLAALVVSAFLMVAFLNNPDNIFPVLLMTAIALAFGWHLVASIGGADMPVVVSMLNSYSGWAAAAAGFMLSNDLLIVTGALVGSSGAILSYIMCKAMNRSFISVIAGGFGNDVQVSSDEEQGEYRETTAEEVAELLKNASSVIITPGYGMAVAQAQYPVAELTAKLRERGINVRFGIHPVAGRLPGHMNVLLAEAKVPYDIVLEMDEINDDFADTDVVLVIGANDTVNPAAMEDPNSPIAGMPVLEVWKAQNVIVFKRSMAVGYAGVQNPLFFKENTQMLFGDAKERVDDILTALNK